The sequence TCTATTTCCTAATTGTGAAAGAGACCTGAAAGATTTTAAATGATAGAAAACACTATACAGAGGCTGTTTTAGGCAAATGCCGTCAATAGtgtcaataaaatatttggatAAAAACGAACACAAATATGCTATTTCAGAAAGCAAATTCAGTTCAACAgagatttgtattttatttaaaatgcgCATTAGTGCACATCACTGACTGAAATCTGTCTACAGAAGAGCAACACTGTCTCTGCATAtgacctcattctttcaaCAGTTCACAAATACGTAAACAAAAATTCTATACaggtacagaaaaaaaatacaattgcgCTCACAAAATATTCATTGCCCACAAACGGTCCCAAACCCTGTGCTGTTCTTCCCTCAACTTAGGAGTCATTAACAGCACCGCTATAAGGCACTGTGATCAATACTTCAAAGAtactttgttttaattaaatagAATTTTGGCCTGATGCAAAATTATAGTAATACAACCCTAGTGAGGATAAGCAGTGCAAAGTCACTAGCGGTACTCAATTGAACAAAAATCCTTACACTGGCTCTCCACAGAAAATGACTACAGAGCATACATATTGCACATAGCTCAGAGGTCCAACATGCTGCGCCTATCTCATCAAGTCCTCTTAAACTAAAAGCATTCTTTCTCATTTCATGGACTTTTAATAGTCGTTGAATTTCTTCTCAATCTCTAAATCCCCAAAGACCATCATCAGCTGTGAATGCACGTAGCACAAGTGCCGGCTTGGCAAGTAAGCTCTTTCAGTAAGGTTAGACTTTGGATCCAATGAGGCAGTGATGGCCTGAGTACTGCCCTGCCACGGGGCCGTTGGAGACCTGCAGGGTGGCGGTGTGGGCCAGATATGCGCTAGGTCTGTGGTTTGGGACGAGAGCTGACTGCGCAACTTGCCGGGGATACTGCGTGCCGGGCCGGTGCAGGTACTGGGCCACAGTGGCTGCCTGGCTCGAACTGTGGTAGACCGTCTGAACTTGCTGCTGTAGCGGTTGGCCCGGCTGCTGGTACTTATGCTTGTTGGCCTCTTTCACATCACTGTCATGCGCACTAAACAAAAAGAGGACAGTGAAAAATCAGTTGATAAAATTCTTGTAACTTTACAACAGTAATTTTCCGCGAGGAGAATTTCTAGAATTCATTGTCAGATCATTCAAATACACACATGAGGAGTTTCTCGGTACATGCGACCAGGTTATCCAATGTATAGCCTGTGAGCCGCTGCAATCGGGGTGCCCAAGTAGGGGATACGTGCAGGATGAGGCGCGAGGCAGCCACGCATGCAGCGGCCACCAGAGAGggttcaaaacataaaaacacatgATCTGggcaaagaacaaaaaatagaaaagacaCTTCACAAAATGGACACATACAAGCGGCATGTCATTGCTGTTCAAGTTGGAGAGGTTATGACCCCCCCTCCAATTTAAAACAGCTCCCAGGTGTCTTAATAAAAACTTTGAGAAGTTCTTCAGCAATTAGTTCACATGTGTACCATTACCTTGCAGGGAGACTTCCAGGAAGTAATCGACATACTTGGCCATGTagagttttgttttctctaaaCAGGTCATAGGCAAGCCATCGTGTAGGTCTCCCTCGTGAACTGCGATAGAAAGGTAGTATTCGATGAAATGAGCTGCTGTGGGGAGGTACAGGTTCCACTGGAAGGATTCCAGCAGGAACAGCTCCATGTGGAGAAGAGCCTGCTTGGTCATAACTACGTTCATGGAGCGCATGCACCCTAGACTATTCAGTGTTTCCAATTTTGGAACCTTGTCCTCCCTTTCCTCAAATTTACCTGCAGAAAGGAAAGCAGAGCATTACTACGCagtgagaagaagaagaagaaagaccCTTCGCACACTTACTTGCCAAAAGAAGACACGAGAGCGAGACCATGTGAAGCTGCTGAGTCGTGACATCGTAGCGGTCCATGAAGAGGTCCAGCAGGTAGACAGCAAGGTGTCTCGCTGTGGGACACAGCCGGAAGTGGTTGCTGATGATGGCTATGAGGTCTGCAAAGTATCGCCTCAAGTTGAGCTGAGGGGACTGGCCTTTAAAGGAGGGCAGGTTGAGCTCCtgaatgaagacattttgccTTTGAGAATGCTACTGCAGCTTCATTCTTTCACTATACGATGCAGACTCAACATAGCTTGTGAATGCACAAACCACAAGCTGATGAAAATTCAGAGTCACATGCATTTGTCACAAACGgggttttaaaaatgtatggaGCTGTTATAAACACAGTTTGATCACACGTTTCTTCACTGAATGAAGAGTCCATTTTGCTAATGAGTGAGCAGCCCGCCACGCCAAATCCCAGCCTGGgaactcactcactcactcactcactcactcactcactcactcactcactcactcactcacattgTTTCGCAGCGCCTGGTGAATATCTTTAGCCAGTTGTCCTTGCCACCACTGGTCCTCTAGCTCCATTTAACACAGGGGCTTTTGAAACAactgaaaacacaaactgtCAATTACATTCTAGCGAGCGTCAATTAGTCTGTCCAGAAAGTTCAAATACATCCGTGCTATATAGAAACAGCTGATATTTGTGGCACGCGTGCAGGCAGTTGCACCGGTTGCATAGAGTTCTATCGAGTTCGTTAAAGAGAGTTTGGAAAAGCGAATACTCACCCAGAGAGCACATCAATGGAATATAGCGGCCCGTTTTGCTGAAATAAATTACAACGTATACTCGTAGAACATGCTTTTGCACCGCGCAAGCAATCAGTCAGTGAAGCTTCATCCCTTGACACAAGCCCAGCAAACGCGGCTGTGGCCTTCAGTGTCAACGGAAGTTACATAATCTCCGTGAGTCCCCTTCAGTTACAAAATGAAATAGGCCACAATGAAGGTCCCAAGTAGGCCCTATATTTGTATACAGTTGATGAGAAATCACGTTAGACTCTATAATGTTTACAACATTCAAACATGAGGGTTTTGATCGCTACAGTTGATTTTCTAGTAAGCGGTCACTGTCTCATTTTACACATTTCTAATTGGTCATGAAAGCAGCACAACGAGGAACAGCAACAGGACTCAGCcaattaaatgtgtaaataGACATATTTAACAAATGGATAGCATTCTGTTGTCCACCATGCCACCACTTAGAAGAATATaattattcaaatcaaataattaaaagtcAATCATTTGTGCAAATTAGTTATTGCACAAGTGTGTATCAAACTGACAGCCCTTCACATCAAGCATTGCCACTGcaagctgaagtccacaaaatcaaatcaaatccaatcaaatcaaaatcagATAACCACAGGAAGAACATGAAAACACCACACATCAAGGCTGGAGCCTGGATTTGAACCGGCAACATTACGCTAACGGTGCTGCACATgtattttgaatgaaatgaaaatgttctttgacatttaaaaaagatatttgATGAAAAGTTGTCAAAAATTAAGAAAGACGTTTTTACAGTCATACTGTACTTATAATAATCGTGAAAACAGTGCGTTACTGCCACCCACAGGAAAAAGATGTTTCTCCATAGTGGAGGTCTGCGCTGCAGAATATTCTTACTCTCAAgccaaagtcacattttgtttgaataaaacacaaatgtcattacatttacaattaaaaaaaaaaagacatctgcgacaacgattaaaaaaaaaagtgccagcCAGTTACaggttgattatttttgtgtaaaatAAGACATAGGAGTGAATGGTCATGGAGGATTAAAAGAGCAATTTGCAAGTTAATTCGCTTCTCTCCTCCACATGAGTGGCGTCCGTCCAGTCGGGCTTCTCTGTAGACAGAGGCAGCAGGAGGTCCGAGACAGCACAgcacaggacaggacaggagaGGACAGGACAGGCTAAAGGCTAAAGGCTAAGTGGGCTCAGCGACTGTAATCCCCGGATGATGAAACAACCATCATGGCTGCCACTCGCTGAGCTGTCAAGCTCTCGACAAAAGAAAAGGTAACAACCGAGACAATTGCACCAACAACTGCTTTCATTTGGACGTGTGCAACCTACAAGTTTGGATGACATTGTTATCGCCACGTCACGCTAAAATGTGCAACTATCGTAACTTTTGTCGCTACGCGTTTTATTCCACAAATGATTGCACTATGCAAGCGCTTGGTGCGTCACGTTATTCTTAAATAAGCAAAACGCCACTTCATTTTCGCCGTTAGCAAACAAGCGCATGATGTTTTCCCGGCAAGTGAATGTAGTGACAAGTCTTTCGCTCGGTTGCTTTCGAATCGTCACTTCCCAATTCCCTGCAGCGTCTGTTGCTTTCAGTCTCGTCACTTTGTTGTGGTTAAGTTCTAGTACAATGGCCGCCCAACTTACCGACATGGCTGCGGTGATCTAATCACTTTGCAGACTCTTTCGCTTCATATATTGGTGCTTTTGCAAACTTCATAACACAAACAATCACTTCGTCATTTTAATGCAACTACTCCTTAGTGTATCAAGCAGAGATGGACCTACTGTCTAGCAAGAGTGGCCCAACACCAAACACCGTGTTGTTCCCGTTTAGGGAAATGTTCGGATTCCGCAAAGAACAAGTTGAACTGTAGCCAGCAACAGGTGGATATGCAGCAATAATAGAAGTGCTTCTTTTTTACAAAGACCAGGGTGGCATATGTGATGGGATTTTGGAATTACTGGCCACTCCAGACAAGTATTATATACAAGTATAGTCAGTCACCCACCAACACGTATTTGAACTCGAGTCTAACTAATCAACAGAACAGTCAACATGATGaatgaacatttaaaatgacacaagTTGTATCATTGGGTTTTCTTAGAGTGCATGTAGCATAAACAGGTTTTTTGCTTGTCCGCGTAGAACCttgatgtttcattttgatgaaTTACTTGACATTAAAGCACAACCGCCACATCTTATCAACAGAATTGAGTGAGTGAACTCCACAAGTGTTGATTGCATTCTACATAACAAAGAAGTTACAATGCTTAAACCCATCAAAATATGGAACCGTAAAGATCAGATCATCTCTGAGTATGCTTTCTATTTTTCCATCAATTAGCAATTCATTCATCACAATGGATTGATTCTAATCTCATTATTTCTATTGGGCAacatttcagaaaaatatgaacaaattCAGTGTCGACTGACCGAATTTTACTTGACAAGATACTGTGTGTAATTGGAATAATACAGTATATTCAAAGGGTAATATTTGCTTGCCTTATCTATTTTTTGTTGGTGCTGTCTTAATTTAAAGTGGCTATGCCTTGTGTGTTGATGACTtgtactctttttttttttttttttctttctttccagaaACCTGAAAGACCATGGATTTGGTGGATATTTGCAAAGTTCCCCCTGCCACAAATAAGAAGCATAGAGTGTGGCACAAACGGCTCCGCCGAAGGAAACGTGAAGCTCAGCTCCCAGCTATGCAACGTGAAGCTAAAAAGGGACCAAAGCTACCAGAGGAACGCAAGCAAAGCACAGAGTGGCCTTCGTTGAAGAAGTCCCACCTGGAGGCACAACAAAGTGACCGCTGGACAAGCCACAGTAGGCCTATAGATGCACTCAAGTTTACATGCAGTCAATGTAAGGACAATCTGGAATATATTCCCAAAGACTTGATGAGCCACTTTGAGGAAAAGCACAGAGGGAGCTCACCtgttttttcttgtcatttgtGTTCTTTTGCGGCACACGACTTCTCCTACCTTGGAGTTCATCTGTTGAGCCACAAGGAGACGTTTTCTAGTTGCAGCGTATGTAACGACGACGTGATACGCACATGGTCTGAACTGAGTGCGCACCTCACACTGCGTCactgccaaaatggcaaatattcatGCGAAAAGTGTCCGAGATTCTCCACTGGCGACGTGACTGTCTTTTTAGAGCATTTGTGTGTCCATCATCTTGGCCTCCAAAGAGCAAATGAGATTGCTTCCATAACAGCAAATCAAGCTTTATCTTGTCCCCACTGCGCCTATGAAACCTCACACAAGTGGGTGCTTGCAAAGCACATCAATGCAAACCATAGTTGTccgaaaaagaaggaaatccGGTCCATGGCAAGGAAATCAAACAACAGTCAAATGAAGCCGAGGTTAACGAGGAGCACGGTGAGGGACATGTGCTGGTTGACAGAGGACTGCCTTTCTCTGCCAGGTCCAGACTTCCTGGATAAATACTGTCATTTATCTGATCCCCAAACGACATTAGAGACGACCCAGCAGTTTCTAATGAAATCTGTGGCGGGGGGAAAGGGTGACCAGAAATGGACCAAGGCTCTCAAGTCGGTTCTGTCTAACGTCCCTCAAGACATCAACGTCCATCCCAAGTCCAACAACGGCGTGGTGGCGAATTCCGAGGATCTGGCTGTCCTCACGGTCCAAAACAAGATAACGTTGGCTCCGAACGGTGCTACCTATGCTAAGAGACTGAAGACGGAAAAAGAAAGCGTGACCCCTGAAAGCCCTGCCGCTGAGGATCATTTTGACATTGGCCACAAGGGAGGTCAAGTCATTTTCAACGACGACTTACGTTGCCTTGaaaatgaaacgaaacaaagtaaaaatccATTCGGTTCCACCCGCAATGAACCGCCTGGGTGTGTCCGGATTCTAGAAAATGGAGAGAACCAGGAGACTAACTCGAATAACGGGGGGAAAGTAATAAGGCCTGAAGATGCGCAACTCACTTTGGATGGAATCAATATTTCTGCTCAGCCCAAGGGCACAAACGAGAGCCAAGAACAGAAAGCTACATCTAAAGACAAAGCGAAAAATCCAACTCTGAGGAGAAGACGGAAAAGAAAGTCCAGATCCAAAAAGGCAAAGAAAGCAACCTCCGAATTCGCCCTAAAGATTGTGTTAAAGAAAAATCCCGTCAAGGAGAAGCAGTGGGTGTCACAAAACCCTTTACTTGAAAGAAACGGGCTTCGGGTGGAGGAACTAGCAAATCCTGACTCGGCGTTCCAGGTCCGTGTCAGTGATCAGCCTGACCCCGGAGAAGCCATTCCATCAGCACATGCACCAGCAAAGGCTGAACATCCTCCACATTGTTCTGCAAAGCCATCTGAGCCTAGAAATGCACTCCAGCCCGCAGCGTTTGAAGACTTGCCATCTGAAAGAGAACGCCATGATGCAAATCAATCCCCAAACAACTTTTCCACACTTGTTGACAAAAGCGTCCCGTCAAAGACTGCGGTCAAAGCGTGCCCCGAGAACTCCCGGTTGCCCTCCTCCGGTGCTTTCCCAGAGTCGGCTGTTGATGGAGCCACtcgaagcggcggcggcggcggcggcagcggcggcggcagcagcagcaccatcaccac is a genomic window of Syngnathus acus chromosome 15, fSynAcu1.2, whole genome shotgun sequence containing:
- the LOC119134828 gene encoding zinc finger protein 518A isoform X3, translated to MDLVDICKVPPATNKKHRVWHKRLRRRKREAQLPAMQREAKKGPKLPEERKQSTEWPSLKKSHLEAQQSDRWTSHSRPIDALKFTCSQCKDNLEYIPKDLMSHFEEKHRGSSPVFSCHLCSFAAHDFSYLGVHLLSHKETFSSCSVCNDDVIRTWSELSAHLTLRHCQNGKYSCEKCPRFSTGDVTVFLEHLCVHHLGLQRANEIASITANQALSCPHCAYETSHKWVLAKHINANHSCPKKKEIRSMARKSNNSQMKPRLTRSTVRDMCWLTEDCLSLPGPDFLDKYCHLSDPQTTLETTQQFLMKSVAGGKGDQKWTKALKSVLSNVPQDINVHPKSNNGVVANSEDLAVLTVQNKITLAPNGATYAKRLKTEKESVTPESPAAEDHFDIGHKGGQVIFNDDLRCLENETKQSKNPFGSTRNEPPGCVRILENGENQETNSNNGGKVIRPEDAQLTLDGINISAQPKGTNESQEQKATSKDKAKNPTLRRRRKRKSRSKKAKKATSEFALKIVLKKNPVKEKQWVSQNPLLERNGLRVEELANPDSAFQVRVSDQPDPGEAIPSAHAPAKAEHPPHCSAKPSEPRNALQPAAFEDLPSERERHDANQSPNNFSTLVDKSVPSKTAVKACPENSRLPSSGAFPESAVDGATRSATTSSSHSKWPPLSQPATTSHDVINSGGAKPAASTEHTDHCVALPSDFKALDDSWAAFVGHWQPAPKSLQRTLKLIAMNPSQPIRRPVRDQPVVVLNHPDADIPEVARIMNVVSRYRGDVHKVVLSQRTLHALSALTDGTKRYRDTESRPLWRGENSVKERFVLKLRLRRLSRKRYQVVGGLSPKRKTAEKFTCWFCGRVFDKQEVWMLHRKRHLMDWKKPNCEHV
- the ccnj gene encoding cyclin-J — its product is MELEDQWWQGQLAKDIHQALRNNELNLPSFKGQSPQLNLRRYFADLIAIISNHFRLCPTARHLAVYLLDLFMDRYDVTTQQLHMVSLSCLLLASKFEEREDKVPKLETLNSLGCMRSMNVVMTKQALLHMELFLLESFQWNLYLPTAAHFIEYYLSIAVHEGDLHDGLPMTCLEKTKLYMAKYVDYFLEVSLQDHVFLCFEPSLVAAACVAASRLILHVSPTWAPRLQRLTGYTLDNLVACTEKLLIAHDSDVKEANKHKYQQPGQPLQQQVQTVYHSSSQAATVAQYLHRPGTQYPRQVAQSALVPNHRPSAYLAHTATLQVSNGPVAGQYSGHHCLIGSKV
- the LOC119134828 gene encoding uncharacterized protein LOC119134828 isoform X2, translating into MDLVDICKVPPATNKKHRVWHKRLRRRKREAQLPAMQREAKKGPKLPEERKQSTEWPSLKKSHLEAQQSDRWTSHSRPIDALKFTCSQCKDNLEYIPKDLMSHFEEKHRGSSPVFSCHLCSFAAHDFSYLGVHLLSHKETFSSCSVCNDDVIRTWSELSAHLTLRHCQNGKYSCEKCPRFSTGDVTVFLEHLCVHHLGLQRANEIASITANQALSCPHCAYETSHKWVLAKHINANHSCPKKKEIRSMARKSNNSQMKPRLTRSTVRDMCWLTEDCLSLPGPDFLDKYCHLSDPQTTLETTQQFLMKSVAGGKGDQKWTKALKSVLSNVPQDINVHPKSNNGVVANSEDLAVLTVQNKITLAPNGATYAKRLKTEKESVTPESPAAEDHFDIGHKGGQVIFNDDLRCLENETKQSKNPFGSTRNEPPGCVRILENGENQETNSNNGGKVIRPEDAQLTLDGINISAQPKGTNESQEQKATSKDKAKNPTLRRRRKRKSRSKKAKKATSEFALKIVLKKNPVKEKQWVSQNPLLERNGLRVEELANPDSAFQVRVSDQPDPGEAIPSAHAPAKAEHPPHCSAKPSEPRNALQPAAFEDLPSERERHDANQSPNNFSTLVDKSVPSKTAVKACPENSRLPSSGAFPESAVDGATRSGGGGSSHSKWPPLSQPATTSHDVINSGGAKPAASTEHTDHCVALPSDFKALDDSWAAFVGHWQPAPKSLQRTLKLIAMNPSQPIRRPVRDQPVVVLNHPDADIPEVARIMNVVSRYRGDVHKVVLSQRTLHALSALTDGTKRYRDTESRPLWRGENSVKERFVLKLRLRRLSRKRYQVVGGLSPKRKTAEKFTCWFCGRVFDKQEVWMLHRKRHLMDWKKPNCEHV
- the LOC119134828 gene encoding zinc finger protein 518A isoform X5; protein product: MDLVDICKVPPATNKKHRVWHKRLRRRKREAQLPAMQREAKKGPKLPEERKQSTEWPSLKKSHLEAQQSDRWTSHSRPIDALKFTCSQCKDNLEYIPKDLMSHFEEKHRGSSPVFSCHLCSFAAHDFSYLGVHLLSHKETFSSCSVCNDDVIRTWSELSAHLTLRHCQNGKYSCEKCPRFSTGDVTVFLEHLCVHHLGLQRANEIASITANQALSCPHCAYETSHKWVLAKHINANHSCPKKKEIRSMARKSNNSQMKPRLTRSTVRDMCWLTEDCLSLPGPDFLDKYCHLSDPQTTLETTQQFLMKSVAGGKGDQKWTKALKSVLSNVPQDINVHPKSNNGVVANSEDLAVLTVQNKITLAPNGATYAKRLKTEKESVTPESPAAEDHFDIGHKGGQVIFNDDLRCLENETKQSKNPFGSTRNEPPGCVRILENGENQETNSNNGGKVIRPEDAQLTLDGINISAQPKGTNESQEQKATSKDKAKNPTLRRRRKRKSRSKKAKKATSEFALKIVLKKNPVKEKQWVSQNPLLERNGLRVEELANPDSAFQVRVSDQPDPGEAIPSAHAPAKAEHPPHCSAKPSEPRNALQPAAFEDLPSERERHDANQSPNNFSTLVDKSVPSKTAVKACPENSRLPSSGAFPESAVDGATRSGGGGSSHSKWPPLSQPATTSHGGAKPAASTEHTDHCVALPSDFKALDDSWAAFVGHWQPAPKSLQRTLKLIAMNPSQPIRRPVRDQPVVVLNHPDADIPEVARIMNVVSRYRGDVHKVVLSQRTLHALSALTDGTKRYRDTESRPLWRGENSVKERFVLKLRLRRLSRKRYQVVGGLSPKRKTAEKFTCWFCGRVFDKQEVWMLHRKRHLMDWKKPNCEHV
- the LOC119134828 gene encoding zinc finger protein 518A isoform X4; amino-acid sequence: MDLVDICKVPPATNKKHRVWHKRLRRRKREAQLPAMQREAKKGPKLPEERKQSTEWPSLKKSHLEAQQSDRWTSHSRPIDALKFTCSQCKDNLEYIPKDLMSHFEEKHRGSSPVFSCHLCSFAAHDFSYLGVHLLSHKETFSSCSVCNDDVIRTWSELSAHLTLRHCQNGKYSCEKCPRFSTGDVTVFLEHLCVHHLGLQRANEIASITANQALSCPHCAYETSHKWVLAKHINANHSCPKKKEIRSMARKSNNSQMKPRLTRSTVRDMCWLTEDCLSLPGPDFLDKYCHLSDPQTTLETTQQFLMKSVAGGKGDQKWTKALKSVLSNVPQDINVHPKSNNGVVANSEDLAVLTVQNKITLAPNGATYAKRLKTEKESVTPESPAAEDHFDIGHKGGQVIFNDDLRCLENETKQSKNPFGSTRNEPPGCVRILENGENQETNSNNGGKVIRPEDAQLTLDGINISAQPKGTNESQEQKATSKDKAKNPTLRRRRKRKSRSKKAKKATSEFALKIVLKKNPVKEKQWVSQNPLLERNGLRVEELANPDSAFQVRVSDQPDPGEAIPSAHAPAKAEHPPHCSAKPSEPRNALQPAAFEDLPSERERHDANQSPNNFSTLVDKSVPSKTAVKACPENSRLPSSGAFPESAVDGATRSGGGGGGSSHSKWPPLSQPATTSHGGAKPAASTEHTDHCVALPSDFKALDDSWAAFVGHWQPAPKSLQRTLKLIAMNPSQPIRRPVRDQPVVVLNHPDADIPEVARIMNVVSRYRGDVHKVVLSQRTLHALSALTDGTKRYRDTESRPLWRGENSVKERFVLKLRLRRLSRKRYQVVGGLSPKRKTAEKFTCWFCGRVFDKQEVWMLHRKRHLMDWKKPNCEHV
- the LOC119134828 gene encoding uncharacterized protein LOC119134828 isoform X1; protein product: MDLVDICKVPPATNKKHRVWHKRLRRRKREAQLPAMQREAKKGPKLPEERKQSTEWPSLKKSHLEAQQSDRWTSHSRPIDALKFTCSQCKDNLEYIPKDLMSHFEEKHRGSSPVFSCHLCSFAAHDFSYLGVHLLSHKETFSSCSVCNDDVIRTWSELSAHLTLRHCQNGKYSCEKCPRFSTGDVTVFLEHLCVHHLGLQRANEIASITANQALSCPHCAYETSHKWVLAKHINANHSCPKKKEIRSMARKSNNSQMKPRLTRSTVRDMCWLTEDCLSLPGPDFLDKYCHLSDPQTTLETTQQFLMKSVAGGKGDQKWTKALKSVLSNVPQDINVHPKSNNGVVANSEDLAVLTVQNKITLAPNGATYAKRLKTEKESVTPESPAAEDHFDIGHKGGQVIFNDDLRCLENETKQSKNPFGSTRNEPPGCVRILENGENQETNSNNGGKVIRPEDAQLTLDGINISAQPKGTNESQEQKATSKDKAKNPTLRRRRKRKSRSKKAKKATSEFALKIVLKKNPVKEKQWVSQNPLLERNGLRVEELANPDSAFQVRVSDQPDPGEAIPSAHAPAKAEHPPHCSAKPSEPRNALQPAAFEDLPSERERHDANQSPNNFSTLVDKSVPSKTAVKACPENSRLPSSGAFPESAVDGATRSGGGGGGSSHSKWPPLSQPATTSHDVINSGGAKPAASTEHTDHCVALPSDFKALDDSWAAFVGHWQPAPKSLQRTLKLIAMNPSQPIRRPVRDQPVVVLNHPDADIPEVARIMNVVSRYRGDVHKVVLSQRTLHALSALTDGTKRYRDTESRPLWRGENSVKERFVLKLRLRRLSRKRYQVVGGLSPKRKTAEKFTCWFCGRVFDKQEVWMLHRKRHLMDWKKPNCEHV